The Pygocentrus nattereri isolate fPygNat1 chromosome 12, fPygNat1.pri, whole genome shotgun sequence genome includes the window ACATTCTCCTCAGATATGATTAAGTCTCTGCTATGAATGAGTTTATAGTTGATTTTGTGATTAAAAGTTGGCCGGGCTCCTGGGGCAGCAAAGCAGTCCCAAACCATATCTTCCATcatgctttacagttggcacaaggTTCTTCTGATCAACCACTGTCTTTGATTTTTTGCATAATATCACTTCCGGTACTGAGGCCAAACACTTTTATCTTTGACTCACCTATCAATGGCATATTATTCCAAGTCTTGGTCCCTGCCTAGATCTTGATTAGCGAACTTTAATTTTGCCCTGCTGTTATTTTTAGGTATCAAAAGCTTCTTCCCATGTAGGTCAAATTTGTCTTTTTCCAGTGGAAGATGCACTTTTGCATCAACATTGGTAAGTGCTAATTGCAATCTTGTGATGAGATTTTGAGGTTCTTTTAATATCTTACTGTCTGCTCTTGGTTAAATTTGCTGGGGTGGCCTGGCCTGGATAAGTGTACAGATTTTAAATCTTCTCTATTGGTAGATGATCTCCAAACAGTGCAGTGATTGATTTCCAATGTTTTGCCTGGGATGTTACGATCTGCCTGGGATGACCAGTCTATATCAATGGTACCCATTTTAAATGTCAACAATATGTTTGGGCTGGTACATGGGCTGTTTTCCTAGACCACTTCCCCATGCCACGCCTAGACTAATAAGGGATTCCAATCACCAcattacattttatgatgagGTATATAATTTGTACATAATTAGGCTTAATCTCTGTCCAGGAACTGGCCCCAGGCTTGTCTGAAAGGTGGGGACCACAGTTCAGTCAGAACAGTAAGAGTTTTAACATGCTGACTTATTAGTTATAACATAtgctcaccggccactttattaggtactattAGGTATTATTAggcttgctagtaaaaggctggacccccttttcctttcagaactgtcttaattcttcgtggcagactttcaacaaggtgttggaaacgttcctcagagattttggttggctatttgagttcctgttgcctttctatcatctggaaccagtctgcccattctcctctgacctctcacatcaacaaggcattttcatccacacaactgaccgctcactggatgtttcctctttttcagaccgttctctgtaaaccctagagatggttgtgcgtgaaaatcccagtagatcagcagtttctgaaatactcagaccagcccgtctggcaccaacaaccccgccacgttcaaagtcccttaaattcCCTTtctcccccattctgatgctcattctgcacttcagcaacttgtcttgaccacctctacacgcctaaatgcattgtgttgcggccatgtgattggctgattagttgtttgtgttaacaagcagttgAACCTAACAACAAGCAAttgaattgtacctaataaagtggccagtgagtgtatataaatgAAATAGTGAGAAAATGAGGATTAATACACATTATctttgggcagtgagtgtttattTGCACAGATAAAAGTTCTAATATTagattaaatacaaataatattaatttggattcctttattgatcccagggggaaattgcacaatttattagttatttattaCTTAATACAACAGAATTTATTAGTTAATACAACAAGCAATGGTTTTATGTATGTCAAGAGGTTGGGAAGAGTTTCCAATTGCAGGTATGGGACTCAATAAAGATCTCATGAATTGACCATATTAGTCAGTGATTGACTGTGCTGTTCTTGCAATTTGAGGCCAACCATAAAGTGCTAAACTCATCCTTTTACTGATGTACTGACAAAATATTTACTGCCCttgataaaaaacaaaaaaaacactcatgAACTATAAAGTAATATACAAACTCAGATAGGGTTGCCTATGGTAATAAAAACTACCCTATTTTATCCACACATTTCACTGTATTCCTAAGAGACATTACACAAaagtaaactttaaaaaaacctTACCATACGTTAGGACCATCACATCACCTCTAGCATAGGAAAAGACAAGAACAGATATTGAGGATGTGACACCTCTTATGTTCACTTCAActtttccttcctctttctGGGCACAGATAGACCCAGATCAATCTTTGCTATAAATATGTCTCGGCAGATGTCAAATGCTTTCATGAATTatcatgacagattttgtttaGCAGTGCTATGCCACCATTACCGGCAATAGTCACATGGTATAATGTTTGAGGTCATGGCAGCTTATGTGCTCTAGCATATATAACATATGTCATACCAATTACTGATAGTTTAAGTGCTACTTTTTAATCCCataaacagggaaatttcatcactgcatttaacccatccgtgaagtgaaaaaccacatacacactagtgaaaacacactaggtggcagtgagcacacttgcctggagcggtgggcagccctatccgcaggggagcagttgggggacacatcagtcatgtgctgtcggcggatcaaaccagcaaacttctggtcacaaggccagttccctaacctccagcccaagttaTATTCCTGAACGTACTCCGGTGTGACCACTTGTAACATCATATGACATCCACCATGACATGTTTGCGGCATTATTTCAATATTATGTATAAAGGTTTGAATAAGTGTTACCAAACGTTACACAAACACTAAATTGAGTTCCAACATTTGAGGGGAGTAATAGGGTGaagtaaaaatttaaaaagcctttaaaatgtACCTGGTGACTTTTGCGGGATGTAATGACACCATAAATACAACAACCTAAACAACTAACCCAGCAACCCAGCTTGTTTAGAAAGATGAATAACACTTGAATATGACATGTCATTTGCATCTCATTAGGTGGTAGAAAATGGGTAGAGTGCAGGACTTCTAGTGTGAATGACCCTCTCCACCGGATCCCATAAACGATCGATTGAGGCAAACAGCAGGCCACATCGTTCATTGGATCTCTCGGGAATGCTCCTCAAACCCATTCTGGACAACTTGGGCCAGATGGCATGGAGCATTATCTTGCTGGAATATCCCATCATTGTCGGGGTTTATGAAGTTCATAAAGGGCTGCAAATGGTCAGAGCAGTGAAATGGTCAATTACGTGTTCAGGCGGACCAGTGGACCCAAACCATGCCATGAGGACACGCCCCACACCAGTATGGAACCACTACCAGCCTGCACAGTGCCTTGTTGATAACCAGGGTCCATGGCTTCATGGAGTCTGGGCCACACATGGTTTGAACCATACCTGAAAGAACTGGTACCATGATTCGTAGGACCACATGACATGTTGTCCATCCGCTGTGGCTGGTAGTGCCTTCCATGACATATTCCCTGTACACACTGTGTCACTGTGGATCGAGGAATACTAAATGCCTGCACAACTTCGGAAGCAGAATTTCCCATCCATCTGGAGCACACTATCATGCCATGTTCTAACTCTTGTTCACGTCACCTTTCCATGAGCTGGCCAGTCTTCAACCTCACTCACAAGATAAAACCCGACCTATCTTTGGTAAACCCATTTCCCAAGCATCAAAACAATTCGTCTGCATGAGTAAAGCTATGATTTCATAAGAGATATTGCGAAATtccaaattaatttttttccagcTTTAGGGTGGAATAATCCCTACACAGTGTTCCAGGTCAGAAGGGCCTCATTAAAGAGAGAGCTGACATTGTAGCTAACATGTGGGTACCCTGTTGTACACAAGTGCCtttaaaatatatgcatttGTCTGAAACATAAAGAATTGCAGTCAGAATAACAAATAATTACCTGAAGAGGGCACTGTGTGCTTGATTTGATGCCTCTCAACTGTTTCATGTGTATATTTGCTGTCACTTGAGTAAAAACGGGAAGCAGCAGCTTAAGTTTTTGTGTTCATGTTCGCATATTCACACAGACGCATCCATTCACAAATCTGGGATTCTTATCTGGGGAGCAATGAGAGGCCACTTCTCTGTCGTTGTGTTGTTAATCTCAGGTATGGTCATTTTTAACAAATACAAATTAGCTGCAGCAGGATTCTTAGCACGTCTTCTTTTTTGTTAACCGAGGCAAAAGCTCACCAATAAATAGTTTACTTATGTTGGCTTTATATTGTGATTAGGGACCTGCTTTGCTGcagaatacactgaagtaactGGCTATGAAGGAAGAAGTTTAAGGATCAACTGTCATTACCCTCCAGGCAGCGAGGAACCGGGCAAGTATTTCTGCCGACTCCAGGGCTTCCCCTGTCCCGACCTCATTCGCACAACTGTCAAGAATTCCTGGGATGTACAAGGACGCTTTGCTTTGTTCGACAACACCAGCGCCCGATTTTTCACCTTAGAGATCTTCAGTCTCCATGTGAACGACTCGGGGAAGTACTGGTGTGGGGTGGACATCAGCCTGCGTCCAGATGTCATAAGTGGAGTGCAAATTACTGTCAAAGGTGGTGAGTCGCCATCAGCTACTGTGGTTCAACTTAAACAATTAAATGTTCCCAAATGTTTCCTGACTTGGGGGTGAGGTTCTAGGACCGTTCCTTAAACTttataaagggttcttctctcTTGCGTATGTCATTGAGTCAAAAGTCCTTAAATGGACTAGACACTGACAATTGTGCTTCATGTACTGCTAAATTTTTCCACAATAATTCTTAGAGTgatattaaaaacaaagtaatttGGAATTCATAAGAGAAGGTAGTTTTAGTGGTGGTATTTTAAGTGCTACCCTTGGCTGTATGTCgtacacaataaaaaaattgcATAATCTGTATAATTCATTGCCTATACagtacacccttaaaaaaggTGCTTCATGGGtcctttggtaaagaaaatggttctagatagaacaatgaacactccaaaaaccctttgcatgattaaacagGGTTTTTGTATCATGGAAGGCTgatgaaaatgtgctttttggttctatatagcaaccaaaagggttcttatatTGTTTCAAGTTTGACACtctaacaatagaagagcccttttgggTACTGTATAGATCCAATTTCAGAAGttcacagcacattctccatcaatctgaagaaccttccaGATTGCAATGCATGCgttaatcatggaaagggttctgaGTGTACCTGGTtctataatacatttttttaactcTCGAAGCAACATTTTTAATAGTGTACATTAATGTCATTCATTACACTGAATGGTTCTTTATTTGAATCAAATATCCCAATCAGTTTCTAATAACAAAACatctaacattttttttttattttggcaagaattttctcttttcttttcgcttcattttctttttattcttaaGTTGCTAAGCTCACTTATGCCTGATCGCAGGACTGAGTGCCATTGCTGAGTCTCTCTTTCTTATAATCTTAGTCCACATAGACATACTtcgatatacagtactgtgggaaagtcttaggcactcgacacattttcaaaatctatttgtttgtgtagtttgtgtttgtttgctgcgaagtgtcaatatttcaataaacaaaatgtatagaatataaataaataatgatattatcgtgtgtgtgtgtgtatatataaatatgtaaatatatatatatatatatatatatatatatatatatatatatatatatatatatgatacatagtgattttctggatgtttatgtgtttgtttacccatttccaagcctctcctcgaggaagcccagtattatatgtagttataaagcagctcctagttcgaccaatcagtgctcagtaaactgagctcatgatgtaattgatgatattaacaagtctctgtggcggctgtgaaggtgtcaaggaaaaatatggacccaagaaattcttatACCCaagaattatgaatatgactttattctattgtatattgtgataaactcactgctgaggtcaagtggataaaaatttgcttagatgcctaaaactctcacacagtactgtactgacTGACAATTTTGGTGGTCATGGTTGTGTAAAGTCAAAACACCACATTGAGTTGGGTCTTTGTGAAGGGCCACATTAGTGCTCTGAGGGCTCAGCACAGGGTCTGAATGGCTGTAAAGTGCTGAGTAGGTGTCTTTTCAGCTCAAGCAGTGATGGTCCAGGGTCGTCCCCCCTGATTGTCTCAGCCTGAGATTGTAACAATTCCAAAATGGCATTGAGGAGAAATCTGAAACCAATGGTTAAAAACAACATAGCGGCTCCATTGGAGTCCGTCTAGTCAAGGGTTGGCAACCCCGATGTCGAAGAGAAGAGCCATTtggtcctttcagcaaaaagtCAAacccactttgggagccacaacattttatgtccattttattgaagtaatgttttaccatcttggttgTCTGGATATGTTAGCTAATATCCAAGTTTAGACTAAAAatataacacaaaacacagacttactttgctctgcttttagctttagctcagctatagctgcttttctcacatctccagcaggaaactttccttAAAAGCAGAACAGTCTCTCAATGTTCAGTTTTCTAAGTCAGCTTTTCATTCACCAGCTCTTGTTCTAATTTCcctttccatcttaaatggtgcctgaggcaccggAATGCAACTGCTAGAtgattcaaacaagaagctggcaaacgaGAAGCGACTTCGGCTTCAtggctttttagtgtttgacagtttctcgttgcagattaaatgtatcagaaaaccagcttgagtgattataaacacaaataaatccaGTTGTCTTCAAACTATtgatctttctctttgtctattAATTAGGTACTAGCTAGACAATCTTGTTATCCGCTTTGCGGATAACTTTgatcctaaatttccttcgggatcaataaagtatctatctatctatctatctatctatctatctatggtgtccagcagtctttgggcccgtgtttaagaccattcattgttaaaactgtgttgaacaatcaacagagctttattttattattacctaaaAATTGAATTCTGCTGCGGAGCGGAAAAGAGCCGCATGCGGTTCTGCAGCTGCTTGTTGTTGACCCCTGGTCTAGGTATTGATGATACCTTGTGAAACTGTAGTATGGTAGCACTGTGGAAGTAGTGCCAGCAGAAATAGGGGAAGTAGGATTTAACCCATTTCATTGTACAACTAATTGACACAATTGAACCACGTAAATCCAAAACACTATTTATTCTTAGTACACAGTGCTGCTATAAAACATGACGTGGCTAAAGTTCAGACAAAGGTAGCTGTAGCTGTGTGGAATTAGGGCATGAAGTTACAGGAGAAGCTCAGCTTGGAGTTTTGAGATGATGTGTCTCACACATTATCCTGCTCATATTTAACTGAATGTTAATACTTGTGTCACTGTTTTATGTtatagtgaaaaaaaacaggactagTGAATTCACAATACAGAATACAGTGGAAATCAGCAGTCCTGCCATAACAGTGGACCAGACAGTGGACAATGGACCAGACAACAGACCGCAACGTATGGTTTACAAACATGCAcgcacggacacacacacacacacacacacacacttctattactatctgaatttttttttcacactgtaGAATGATGTTTAATCCCAAAGCTGGGGTCATACGCTGGATACAGAGGacgcatataaacacacacacacacacacacacacacatatatatatatatatatatatatatatatatgtatgtgtgtgtgtgtttatgaaatAATAACAGAGCTGCCTTAAATTTTGATTTAATTGAACTTCATGAATAATGTTAAGACACTTTGTTAGGTTATTTAAAGTTCAGTGAACTCAAAATGTTAAGACAGACTGGttactatttttaaaattgtatttagAACAATTTTTTTATAGTATGCATGTACAATACTGTACTTAATGCCACTATACTCATACATAAGCatattcttttaattttttttgcatttttttcagtctgtttaaatgttttcttgtcATTGTAGGGATATTCTAGTAAAATGGATGTGGTCAGTCCCAGCCAAATCTGTTGTTTTCTCAGCAGTAGGTCAGCTGTGCATGTGAAagtctctgttctctgttctttttttttatttttttttacagaatctCACTTCAGGTTCTTGGCGGTGATTATCATGACATGTGTGGGAATGCTATTCTTTGTGTGCGTGTTCAGTTTGGTTCATGTACTCAAACGGATCAACAGCTGCAACCTGTCAGGTGGGCAAATGAAAACCCACACAGTACACAGCACTGAGTTCAGTTAAGTGTAAGAATCGAATTGTGAGCTGACACCAAAGTTATACATCCTGCTCTGGTGAGCAGTAACAAGATTCGAACAGCAGAGGGCAAAATCACTCCTCTTACACATAATTAAGaacttactttattttttttttctaccttACAGTTTCTGCCTCCTACAATCTCAGAGACAATCAGAAATCAGACCCAGAACATACAGAGGTGAGTCTGATGTGAAATTATAAGCTAAAcgattaaaataataatgaacataaCAGAGCAGATTGGACATGGCAATCATGCCAAACAGTGAGAGGTCATATACACCATAAGAAAATTTGTTAACCATTTGTTAAAATTCAATTTATATCATTAAAATGCCCTTGTAAAGCCTTTATTTAAGACCTAGCAAGCCAGTAGTTGGTGGTTCCTCATTATTATACCAGTAAGAAGTGGTGAATTAAGCTTTTTCAGAGGCATTTTACTGATATacatcataatatttttcacaaCAGGTGTCTGATTGTAATCTGTCCTGACAATAGCATAGGATATTACCAATGACATGCTTATGGCAGTACCTCTCTTAACAAtagggtgggaccctcaagggtccatctcagtaacTTTGGTCAGGGAACATCACTGAACCatgatccactgaaatgatctgttctaagctgtactgactccacacaccccgcctcgcctccaggcttttattctactgctctgttttaaaacattcggttatgaaaaggaacaaataccaactttttacctggaggaactgatttaagctccacgaTCAGAcctgaaaaccactgttgtatttttgagggaacatttacactgtttgtaccttaattAATGGTGTACAATTTAGATTACACTCTCCCCATATACTATTATCATTTAGcctaaaaaatatatttatattatattatattaaatataaatatatatttaaccaGTTGGTCAccggtttgtttgtttgtttgtttttttggatggtcccctatagatgctctacagatacttaaaattttttaaactttcaggTGGCACTCAGTTGATTAACAACAACATTTAGGCAAGGCTTAGGTTCAGAGGTAGGTTTAGATTTTGccttaaggttaggtttaaagTTGGGGAGAGGTTTTGTAGAATCTTTCACCTGTTCAGTTgcatttagtagatatttatttGGATGTTACTCATTCAAATGTGGATGTGGACCATTCAAATACCTTAAAGTTACCTTAGCTGACCTTTggcctttttcattttcaagtgCTGATTGAAAGTGTGAAATTCTCACTTCCTTTTCAGGATGACTATGTGAGAATGAAACCTGGTGTGGGTCGGGTTCACTCACCTGCAGCCGAGGATAAAAATTCACCTTCATCAGAACCTT containing:
- the LOC108413963 gene encoding CMRF35-like molecule 6 isoform X1, whose amino-acid sequence is MRGHFSVVVLLISGTCFAAEYTEVTGYEGRSLRINCHYPPGSEEPGKYFCRLQGFPCPDLIRTTVKNSWDVQGRFALFDNTSARFFTLEIFSLHVNDSGKYWCGVDISLRPDVISGVQITVKGVKKNRTSEFTIQNTVEISSPAITVDQTVDNGPDNRPQQSHFRFLAVIIMTCVGMLFFVCVFSLVHVLKRINSCNLSVSASYNLRDNQKSDPEHTEDDYVRMKPGVGRVHSPAAEDKNSPSSEPYSSLPTPQTGATVANMSRPEIDPYYLDPFPVINTDLVSEYIDPNAHRLGSVYENLKADSIQEPVYQTVDLT
- the LOC108413963 gene encoding CMRF35-like molecule 9 isoform X2, producing the protein MRGHFSVVVLLISGTCFAAEYTEVTGYEGRSLRINCHYPPGSEEPGKYFCRLQGFPCPDLIRTTVKNSWDVQGRFALFDNTSARFFTLEIFSLHVNDSGKYWCGVDISLRPDVISGVQITVKVKKNRTSEFTIQNTVEISSPAITVDQTVDNGPDNRPQQSHFRFLAVIIMTCVGMLFFVCVFSLVHVLKRINSCNLSVSASYNLRDNQKSDPEHTEDDYVRMKPGVGRVHSPAAEDKNSPSSEPYSSLPTPQTGATVANMSRPEIDPYYLDPFPVINTDLVSEYIDPNAHRLGSVYENLKADSIQEPVYQTVDLT
- the LOC108413963 gene encoding uncharacterized protein LOC108413963 isoform X3; this encodes MRGHFSVVVLLISGSEEPGKYFCRLQGFPCPDLIRTTVKNSWDVQGRFALFDNTSARFFTLEIFSLHVNDSGKYWCGVDISLRPDVISGVQITVKGVKKNRTSEFTIQNTVEISSPAITVDQTVDNGPDNRPQQSHFRFLAVIIMTCVGMLFFVCVFSLVHVLKRINSCNLSVSASYNLRDNQKSDPEHTEDDYVRMKPGVGRVHSPAAEDKNSPSSEPYSSLPTPQTGATVANMSRPEIDPYYLDPFPVINTDLVSEYIDPNAHRLGSVYENLKADSIQEPVYQTVDLT